GCATTCAACCGCTACCGATGTGGAGGGACTTTGCGCCGGATGAACAGTGACAGGCTCTGCCTCGACGTACGGCGGCAATTCCGGCACAGACGCGGCCTGGACGATGGGCATGTTGATCGGCCCAGACGGGTCGCCGGTATGAGACGTATCGGCGGCGTCCGTGCTGTCAGGAACGATGCCGAGGCGGGTATAGATATCGCCCTCCTGGACATGGTCGGCGATGAGCTGGTCGGCGATCTCGACCATCTGCGCGGCGGTGACGCCGGTCGAAAACATTCGTCCCAGGGGCGATGACCCGCCGAACGGCACCCAGGCTTTGTAAAGGTTGTCGCATTTGTAGATCGGCTCGTCGCTGCCGATTTTGGAACGGTCGATCATCGCGGTGGGCGGAACGGACACGAATACGCCGACCTCCGCGAACGCCCTGTCATGCCCTTTTCGCTTCAGCCACGCCTGCAGCACCTTGCGTTGTCGTTTGGCCTGTTCGACCGGATTGGGGATGTTCTGCGGCTGACGTTGCGAGCGATACCAGACCATCCATTCGCCATGCTCGTTCTTCGAGATCCGGCCAGAGTAGTTCTTGGATTCGAAGATCGAGGCGGTGCGCGACGCCCGCGACAGCAGGATATGATCGAACTGCGCGAACCCGCCCTGCCCGTCCGGCAGGCGCAGATCGTGGATAAGCAGGTTGCGGTCGTTGTCAGGCCCGAATTGGTGATCGAGCATATAGGCGGTCTCGCGCTCGCCCCGCATCCCCTGGCGATGGTTCCGCACCGTCGATCGCACGCGCTCGGGGAGAGCCGCGAACTCGTCGGACGCCATCACTTCGTCGGCAAATGCGATCTCGGCCGCGCGGGTCGATTTCTTGCGGATCATCGTTTCGGCGTTCCCGGATTTGGCTGCGGCAGCGGTTGAACCGCCTGCGCCGGTAGCGGCGCGGAGGCGGGAGGCACCATTGCGGGCGGCTTGGCCGGCACCAGCCTCGCCTCGAGCCGTGGCCGTGCATCCTCGATCAGCTTGCGGAACGCATCGAGCGTCGCCAGCGTGGTGATCTTGCCGATGTCGGTCGAGGCGTAGCTTCCACCGAGCGCACCCACGCCAAGGCCGAGCAACAGCCCACCGCCCACGACGCCGATATCCTTCTTGCGCGCCGACCCGCTGGCGACCGCTTCCTGGATGCCGGTGTTCACGTCGACCAGCGTCATCAGCACCTGGCTTTCGAGTGTCTTCGACTTGAGCCCGACCGCCCCGCCGAACACACCGCCGACCCCGCCCCCGCTCTCACGCGACTTGGCGTCGGAATAGACCACCTTCACCTCGATCAGATAATCCGCCTTGGTGACAGGCCGGGTTGTGGCAGTCCCGCCATTGATCGCGCGTTCGCGTTCGAGCGCGCTGAACGCCTCGCCGCGATCGGCGACGCGGAAGCAATTGGATCGCGCGATCATCAGCTTGACCAGTGGCAGCGCGTCGACGCGCGCGGTCGAACCGCCGTTCTGCATCTCCGCCATGCGCATGAGCGCCTGCAGTTGCGGCGACAGGCCATCGGCCGGGTTGGCGGCCTTCTCCTCAACCAGCGCGGCAACGCCGAGCGGCACCTGGCATTGCGGCACGGCGGTCGTCTCGTCGACGCCGGTGCCGCCCTGCCCCAGCTTCTGGGCGTGGGCCATTGAAGGTGTGACGGCCGCGAGCGCGGCCGTCACGACGAGCATGCGGGTGCGATCAAGCACCGGCGCCCGCCTTCTTCGCATGCGCTGCGGGATCGCAGATCCCGGCACGCTCCTCGTCCGCCGCAACTTTCTTCGCGGCTTCGTCACAGTCCTTGCAGTCGGGACAGTCCGCGCAGTCCTTGCATTTGCCGTTGTGAAGCGCGTGCGCGCGATAGCGCGCCTTCTTCGCCTCGACCTCGCGCGCGGCATCGGTGCCGGCATGACTTCCGGCGAAGCTCGCCATCGCGAGCAGGACCGGCGCCGACGACTGCGCGCTGGCGGCCGACGGCAAGGCCACGGAGAGGGCGGCAAGCCCCAGCGCGGCGATCATCTTCAGTTTCATCGTGTGTACTCCTTCCCTGGCCGTTTTCAGAAGAAACCGTTGCGTCGGCCGTCGCGACGGTCATCGTGGCGGGCGCTGCTGTCGCCCAGCGCCGAGCGCCGGACCTCCAGCTCAACCCCGTCCCCCTTGCGGCGAATGCGGACATCCTGCGGGGCGATGTTGTTGCGCTTCGCCCAGCGGTCTGCGTCGGCATCCGAGCCGAACTCGCCCATTTCCTCGAAATCCCAGTTGCTCATGTCTCCTGTCCCGGTTGATCGCCGTGCCGGCGCGCGGGGGCCGGTCCTGGCGGTGCGATGCGAAATCCCCGCGCGTGGATGAAGGACAGTGTCACTGGATCGAGGCCGGTTTGGCGGCGATGCGCCGGACCACGAGATTGCTGTCGGCCCCCAGACGAAGATCGAGCGTGTGCCCGACCCGTCGCGTGAACAGCATCACGCCGGCAACCTCGTCGTGCAGCGTGCCCTTGCCGAAGAAGGTCCGAGAATCTGCCCATTCGCGGCCGTGGATGAAGCGGACGCGATATTGGCCGAGCGGGGCTGGCACGGTGACACGCTCGAAGGCGCGGACATAGACCGACAGCCGGTTCTTCGCCGTCGCCGGATCGAGCAGCTGGACGATGCTATTGTCTGCCGCACCCTGAATGGTCAGGTGGCTTCTGACGGTTCGCAGGTCGACGCTGGAGGAGACGGCGACCGTTCCCGATTCCGGAAAACCGGTGTTCGTCCCCACGATTGACGCGAACAGGCTGGAGGTTGCGCGCTTGATCTGGCCCTGCCCGGCCCAGGCCGCAAGGACCAGTGCGATGGCAACACCGACGCCCAGCGCCTGCCAGTAAGGGGCCGGCGTGAAGCGCGGGCGGGGCCGCCATCGACCGCGCTGATAATCGTGGCCCCTGTTCCTGGCTTCGAACCACGACCCTTTCGATCCGCCAGATATCCAGCTCGCGCTCCCCAGCGGCACCGATTTCCTGAACCCGAAGCGGTTCA
The window above is part of the Sphingomonas sp. JUb134 genome. Proteins encoded here:
- a CDS encoding nuclease-related domain-containing protein, which codes for MIRKKSTRAAEIAFADEVMASDEFAALPERVRSTVRNHRQGMRGERETAYMLDHQFGPDNDRNLLIHDLRLPDGQGGFAQFDHILLSRASRTASIFESKNYSGRISKNEHGEWMVWYRSQRQPQNIPNPVEQAKRQRKVLQAWLKRKGHDRAFAEVGVFVSVPPTAMIDRSKIGSDEPIYKCDNLYKAWVPFGGSSPLGRMFSTGVTAAQMVEIADQLIADHVQEGDIYTRLGIVPDSTDAADTSHTGDPSGPINMPIVQAASVPELPPYVEAEPVTVHPAQSPSTSVAVECTVLEVSPPAKAVPVKAGAPIEVCAGIVERTLPDGRIAFRAARDDEIGREVLSALCKGKAIWNPRFSNWICVPDVADVIRAALPDAIRVGHVA
- a CDS encoding CsgG/HfaB family protein, translated to MLDRTRMLVVTAALAAVTPSMAHAQKLGQGGTGVDETTAVPQCQVPLGVAALVEEKAANPADGLSPQLQALMRMAEMQNGGSTARVDALPLVKLMIARSNCFRVADRGEAFSALERERAINGGTATTRPVTKADYLIEVKVVYSDAKSRESGGGVGGVFGGAVGLKSKTLESQVLMTLVDVNTGIQEAVASGSARKKDIGVVGGGLLLGLGVGALGGSYASTDIGKITTLATLDAFRKLIEDARPRLEARLVPAKPPAMVPPASAPLPAQAVQPLPQPNPGTPKR